One window of the Anaeromyxobacter dehalogenans 2CP-C genome contains the following:
- the amrA gene encoding AmmeMemoRadiSam system protein A, with product MTPLSATDRAALLGIARGAILAHLGLASPRPLPEEGALGEPRGAFVTLQVDGELRGCIGTFQPAGSLAATVAAMAVAAAHEDPRFAPLAAGEVARLTVSVSALGTPRRMADAAELEVGRHGLLVKQGWHRGALLPKVAVEHGWDAATFLKHVCLKAGLPARAWQEPDAEVEVFEADEFGEEPTH from the coding sequence ATGACCCCGCTCTCCGCCACCGACCGGGCCGCCCTGCTCGGCATCGCGCGCGGCGCGATCCTCGCCCACCTCGGCCTGGCGTCGCCGCGCCCGCTGCCGGAGGAGGGCGCGCTGGGCGAGCCGCGCGGCGCGTTCGTCACGCTCCAGGTGGACGGGGAGCTGCGCGGCTGCATCGGCACGTTCCAGCCCGCGGGCAGCCTCGCCGCCACCGTGGCCGCCATGGCGGTCGCCGCCGCGCACGAGGACCCGCGCTTCGCGCCGCTCGCGGCCGGCGAGGTCGCCCGGCTCACCGTGTCCGTGTCGGCGCTGGGCACGCCCCGGCGCATGGCCGACGCGGCCGAGCTCGAGGTCGGCCGGCACGGCCTGCTGGTGAAGCAGGGCTGGCACCGCGGCGCGCTCCTCCCCAAGGTGGCGGTCGAGCACGGCTGGGACGCCGCCACCTTCCTGAAGCACGTGTGCCTGAAGGCCGGCCTCCCCGCGCGCGCCTGGCAGGAGCCGGACGCCGAGGTCGAGGTGTTCGAGGCCGACGAGTTCGGCGAGGAGCCCACGCATTGA
- a CDS encoding NUDIX domain-containing protein produces the protein MPPPAGPSPTVDVVILLPGDRVVLVRRKYPPPGWALPGGFVEVGETLEAAAVREAREETGLEVTLEDLVYVYSDPRRDPRRHTLSAVFLGRAAGEPAGADDAEEARGFAWDALPSPVAFDHAEILADARRLLLTGARRRP, from the coding sequence GTGCCGCCCCCCGCCGGTCCGTCGCCCACCGTGGACGTGGTGATCCTCCTGCCCGGGGACCGCGTGGTGCTGGTGCGCCGCAAGTACCCGCCGCCCGGCTGGGCGCTGCCGGGCGGCTTCGTGGAGGTCGGCGAGACGCTCGAGGCCGCCGCGGTCCGCGAGGCGCGCGAGGAGACCGGCCTCGAGGTGACGCTCGAGGACCTCGTCTACGTGTACTCGGACCCGCGCCGCGATCCCCGCCGCCACACGCTCTCGGCGGTGTTCCTCGGGCGCGCCGCGGGCGAGCCGGCCGGCGCCGACGACGCCGAGGAGGCGCGGGGCTTCGCCTGGGACGCGCTGCCCTCGCCCGTCGCCTTCGACCACGCCGAGATCCTCGCCGACGCCCGGCGCCTGCTGCTCACCGGCGCGCGCCGCCGCCCATGA
- a CDS encoding beta-class carbonic anhydrase, with the protein MALLDEILEDNRKVAGPGKDPGSYIAHRHLCIVTCVDPRLTHFFGSALGVERGHAVALRVPGARIAPGSELMRALAASVYVNDCQEILVIPHTDCGVASVGAAELRRVMRARGVADADIPQDPGAFFGLVPDVREGARETVRAIRASPFLPRHIPVHAALMDIRTGALEVIERGYEHAFG; encoded by the coding sequence GTGGCACTGCTCGACGAGATCCTGGAGGACAACCGGAAGGTGGCCGGGCCGGGCAAGGACCCCGGCAGCTACATCGCCCACCGGCACCTGTGCATCGTCACCTGCGTGGACCCGCGGCTGACGCACTTCTTCGGCAGCGCGCTCGGCGTCGAGCGCGGCCACGCGGTGGCGCTCCGCGTCCCCGGCGCGCGCATCGCGCCCGGCTCCGAGCTGATGCGGGCGCTGGCCGCGTCCGTGTACGTGAACGACTGCCAGGAGATCCTGGTCATCCCGCACACCGACTGCGGCGTCGCCAGCGTCGGCGCCGCCGAGCTGCGCCGCGTGATGCGCGCCCGCGGCGTGGCCGACGCGGACATCCCGCAGGATCCCGGCGCGTTCTTCGGCCTGGTGCCGGACGTGCGCGAGGGCGCCCGCGAGACGGTGCGCGCCATCCGCGCGTCGCCGTTCCTGCCGCGCCACATCCCCGTGCACGCCGCGCTGATGGACATCCGCACCGGCGCGCTCGAGGTGATCGAGCGCGGATACGAGCACGCGTTCGGGTAG